The genomic region ATCCTCCCCATTACTGCCGCATGCTGTCGCAACAGATAACACTAATACAAATATGAATACCATAAATAGTTTTTTCATATAGCTCTCCCCCTTTTAATATTCCATTTAGAAGTTTACGATTTAAAATTGTAAAAGTAAACAACTTGGTGAAATGTCCTACTAGGTACAAAAATTCGAACAAATATAATTACTTATTACGGTGTATAAATATAAAGTGAAACCTCCATCAATGAGGGGTTTACAGTAATAAATAAGGAACCGACCTGCACGGATCCAGGCCAGTTCCTTACAAAACATTCTTATATTTTTCGACAAATTCAAACAAACGTTTGATTGAATTCAGCTAATTACCCTAAATACCGGTGATAGACACTTTTTGCTTCATTTATATCCTTCGTACCATGAATTAACACTCGCCCATCCTTAAAAATAACCATTCGGTGCTGATCAATCAAAACGGATAGTAAAAAAGGATTACGGGTTTGAATTTCCCCCTGTTCCCCCAAGATTCTTGATAACTCATCCAGATTGCGATCACCCTGGCTGGCAGGTCGAATTTGAACAGTATCCCGTCCGCATAAAACAGCGGTTTTCGTCTGATTTTCATAGGAAAGGTTCGGATAGGCTGGCTTTTTACCGCAGGAGAGACAATTATCCTTCTTTAATTTATCTACCTTGATGGCTGTATGCTGATTATGCCATAGGTCAAAGGAGACCAGCTTCTTTCTCAAAGACTTATAATCTTCCACGAGTATTTTCAAAGCTTCCGTAACCTGATAGGAAACAACCATATGGACAGCCGGGCTTATAATCCCTACAGTGTCACATGTCATCCCACCCATGGGGACATTTTCCAGTAAACAGTGAAGACAAGGGGTTTCTCCCGGCAATATGGTATAAGTAATCCCATAACTCCCTACACAGGCGCCATATATCCACGGAATTTGTGCTTTTTGAGAAATATCATTAATCATCAGTCGTATATCAAAATTATCCGTGGCATCCATAATCAGATGGATATCCTGTTCGACTAACTGCTCTAATTCTTCTGGAGAAGCATCCATGATATGCGCTTCTATATCAACATCCGAATTAATTTTAGTCAATCGTCTTTTAGCTGCAACAGCTTTAGGCAATCGATCTTCAGCATCACTCTCGTCATAAAGCTGTTGCCTCTGTAAATTACTCCATTCCACATAATCCCGGTCAACAATGGTCAGTTTTCCTACACCTGCACGGACTAATGCTTCGGCACTGGCTGTACCAAGGGCTCCAGCACCAATAACAAGAACATGCTTTTGTCGTATTTTTTCTTGACCGTCTTTTCCGATTGGTGCAAATATTTCATGTCGTGAATATCTTTCTGTCACCCAATACTCATCCCTTCTGTTGGACTGCTTGCGGTTGCATAACGTTTCCTGGGGATTCGTCCTGCTTCATATCCCAAACGGCCCGCTTCTATTGCAAACTTCATTGCCCTGGCCATTTTCACAGGATGTTCAGCTCCTGAAACGGCTGTATTTAGCAGAACCCCATCAGCACCTAACTCCATAGCCATAGCTGCATCTTTAGGACTTCCAATCCCTGCATCGACAATGACGGGCACATTTGCTTTTTCAATGATAAAGCTTAAATTCAAAGGATTGATAATTCCCTGGCCAGAACCTATTGGAGATGCTCCTGGCATAATGGCATGACAGCCCAGTTCTTCCAACCGGCTGGCTAACATGACATCATCCGAGGTGTAAGGCAGGACGATAAATCCATCATTCAGGAGCTCTTCAGATGCTTTTAATGTTTCAACAGGGTCCGGTAACAGTGTCTTTTCATCCCCGATCACTTCTACCTTAATCATATCACATAACCCGCTCGCTTTGGCCAATTTCGCAGTACGGACTGCCTCTTCTGCTGTTTTTGCACCCGCTGTATTTGGGAGAAGACTGTATTTTTCCACATCAATTTTTTCCAGAAAGTCCGGCTGATCAGGCTTAAAGATATTCATTCTTCTGACTGAAAATGTAAGGGTCTCTGTTTCCGACACATTTACGGCTTCCTTTTGGGTTTCAAAATCAGGATATTTACCCGTTCCTAATAGCAATCTCGATGAAAATTCATAAGGACCAATTTTTAACATTTTAACCACCTCCGACAAAATGTACAAGTTCAAGTTTATCCCCATCAGACAGGGACTGATGTTGATTGTCTTTTTCCAGAATATTTCCGTTCAGTTCCACAACGACGACCTTGTCACCAAGCTTAAGATAACTTAACAAACTTGAAACTGAATCCATTTCAGACGGAATCTCCATATAATTACCATTGATGAGTAATTGCATAGGTAAGCCTCCTTACTTAACTTGCCGGGTTAATCTGTCAATCCGAAATGACTCCACATCCGTAATGGTTTTCTTCCCCTCAATTAAATCTGTCATAATCATTCCGGTAATAGGAGAGAGTAAAATTCCATTTCGGAAATGTCCATTAGCAATGAATAAATGTGACCACTCAGGATGCTCTCCTAAATATGGAAGTCCATCCAATGATTGAGGTCGTGTACCTGCCCAAGCTTCCTCCCATTCTGCTTCTTTAATGGCTGGTAAAATGAATTTTGCATCCTCCATTAGTTGGGTAATCCCTTCTACAGATACCGACCTGCTGAATGAGTATGGTTTTACCGTAGCACCAATGATCAGCCGGCCACTTGTCTTCGGAACAATATAACAGGAAGAACTAAAAATCGTATGTGTAAGCAATGGTTTATTTGTCAAAACGGAAAAACTTTCTCCCTTAACTGGATAGCCTTTTAAATCCAAACCTGACCCCTGGATAAGCTGTGTCGTCCAGGCACCAGCAGTAACAACAACCGAATGACTGTAAAAGTCCCCTTCATTAGTTGAAACTCCAATTACCCGATTTCCTTCTCTCAGGAAGCCTTTAACTTCACAATATTCTCTTGAATCTGTCCCTAAAGCAGCAGCGGCTTTAAGCAATCCCATCGTGAAATCAGGAGCAGATACCTGCCCACCGCCTTCAATGTACATGGCTCCATTACAACTACTCGATAGCAGCGGTTCCTTTTTTATGACCTCTTCAGGTGTAAGCCAATCAACCTGTTCACCTAAATGCTGTTGAGATTCAATAATTTTCAGAAATTTTCCTCTCTCTTCATTTGAAAACGCTATTTTTAACATCCCATTTTTTCTAAAACCGATATCAATTCCGGTTAAATCTTTAATTTCTACAGCTAACTCAGGAAATTGTTTACGACTTTTACATGCCAAATGAAACATAGGACTATCAGGGTCCAATTCAACTTGAGCTCCAATCATTCCGGCTGCTGCTGAGGAGGCTTTCCCTCCCAATTGATCTTTTTCCAAAACTAATACCTTGTACCCCTTTTTCGACAGTTGAAAAGCTGTGGATCCTCCCATCACTCCTCCACCAATCACAATGGCATCATATTTCTTCACCATATCCCCCCTGTTCTATTCAATAATTGAAACATTTGTTTAGCTACCTGATATGGATCTGCAGCCTCAAAAAAACCCGACATAACAGCGATGCCTCTGGCACCTGCCCGTTTAATATCCTGGAGATTTTCCACATTCACTCCCCCTATAGCTATAACCGGAATTTGAACAAGTCTGCAGACCTCCCTTAGCTGGTCCAGTCCTTTAGGTGGCAGGCCCGGCTTTGATTTTGTCGGAAACACATGACCATAGAAAAGGTAATCGGCTCCCTCCTGTTCCGCTGTGAATGCTTCGTCCGGTAAATGACAGGAATATCCCGCTCTTAAGCCAGGAAACTGTTTTTTTAAAAGTCGGATCGGAAGGGAGTGACCGGCAAGGTGCACACCATTTACTTTGCACGCCGAGGCCACATCCGCACGGTCGTTGATGATGATTTTAGATAAAGGAACCTCATTATCTGCTAATTTCTCGACAATATGATAGATTTCCATTGCTGACCTGGACTTTTCACGAATATGTATCGCATCTACAAATGGATGAATCGTT from Virgibacillus sp. MSP4-1 harbors:
- a CDS encoding thiazole biosynthesis adenylyltransferase ThiF; the encoded protein is MTERYSRHEIFAPIGKDGQEKIRQKHVLVIGAGALGTASAEALVRAGVGKLTIVDRDYVEWSNLQRQQLYDESDAEDRLPKAVAAKRRLTKINSDVDIEAHIMDASPEELEQLVEQDIHLIMDATDNFDIRLMINDISQKAQIPWIYGACVGSYGITYTILPGETPCLHCLLENVPMGGMTCDTVGIISPAVHMVVSYQVTEALKILVEDYKSLRKKLVSFDLWHNQHTAIKVDKLKKDNCLSCGKKPAYPNLSYENQTKTAVLCGRDTVQIRPASQGDRNLDELSRILGEQGEIQTRNPFLLSVLIDQHRMVIFKDGRVLIHGTKDINEAKSVYHRYLG
- a CDS encoding thiazole synthase encodes the protein MLKIGPYEFSSRLLLGTGKYPDFETQKEAVNVSETETLTFSVRRMNIFKPDQPDFLEKIDVEKYSLLPNTAGAKTAEEAVRTAKLAKASGLCDMIKVEVIGDEKTLLPDPVETLKASEELLNDGFIVLPYTSDDVMLASRLEELGCHAIMPGASPIGSGQGIINPLNLSFIIEKANVPVIVDAGIGSPKDAAMAMELGADGVLLNTAVSGAEHPVKMARAMKFAIEAGRLGYEAGRIPRKRYATASSPTEGMSIG
- the thiS gene encoding sulfur carrier protein ThiS, which produces MQLLINGNYMEIPSEMDSVSSLLSYLKLGDKVVVVELNGNILEKDNQHQSLSDGDKLELVHFVGGG
- the tenI gene encoding thiazole tautomerase TenI, which translates into the protein MGTRNEIHAISTGKQSIEKLTAIATTIHPFVDAIHIREKSRSAMEIYHIVEKLADNEVPLSKIIINDRADVASACKVNGVHLAGHSLPIRLLKKQFPGLRAGYSCHLPDEAFTAEQEGADYLFYGHVFPTKSKPGLPPKGLDQLREVCRLVQIPVIAIGGVNVENLQDIKRAGARGIAVMSGFFEAADPYQVAKQMFQLLNRTGGIW
- the thiO gene encoding glycine oxidase ThiO is translated as MVKKYDAIVIGGGVMGGSTAFQLSKKGYKVLVLEKDQLGGKASSAAAGMIGAQVELDPDSPMFHLACKSRKQFPELAVEIKDLTGIDIGFRKNGMLKIAFSNEERGKFLKIIESQQHLGEQVDWLTPEEVIKKEPLLSSSCNGAMYIEGGGQVSAPDFTMGLLKAAAALGTDSREYCEVKGFLREGNRVIGVSTNEGDFYSHSVVVTAGAWTTQLIQGSGLDLKGYPVKGESFSVLTNKPLLTHTIFSSSCYIVPKTSGRLIIGATVKPYSFSRSVSVEGITQLMEDAKFILPAIKEAEWEEAWAGTRPQSLDGLPYLGEHPEWSHLFIANGHFRNGILLSPITGMIMTDLIEGKKTITDVESFRIDRLTRQVK